In the genome of Odocoileus virginianus isolate 20LAN1187 ecotype Illinois chromosome 17, Ovbor_1.2, whole genome shotgun sequence, the window GGTTTGTGTTGCTGCCGCAAACCACCCCAAGTGCTTTCTGGTGTCTCGACCACACTCTGACCTCACTACAATCTGGCAACGGAAGGATTAACACTTGGCAGAGCCAGACCACTCAAGCCAGCATCCCACCCTATGCCAGTTGTCCAGTATTTGAAATGTCACCCCGTGGGGCCCTTCTCAGCTTCCATCAGCCCCCTGGATGACGCCACCCGTTCTGCCATATCCAGCTCTAGCCCCCTCTCCCCAGCAGCCCTACTTCCCCTGAGAACTCACCAGGCTGGGCTGGTAGCACCTGGCAGTGTGGGTAAGGGCATGGCCTGCCCTCCGGGGTGCCAGAACTCCATGCGGAAGGCCCCTCCCCAGATGGGTGCGGTCCGAGGGGCTGGcgtggagtcagacacaaccacaCTGGCTGGGAACTCGGGTATGTAGGGCCCGGGGCTTCTGGTAGCAGCCTCCTCTCCAGGCCTGGATGTCCGAAGATCAGTGGGTGGGCCTCTGGGGACCAAGGGTGTGCCAGACTTGGGCCATAATGGGGGAAAATCTGGCAAGTTGGGTGGGTAGGCAAGTCCTGGGATCGAGAGGCTGGGGTGGGCTCCGGGGGTCCCCCTCGCCGTCTCCTCTGGGGGTGTCGGACAGAGAGGCTGGATTTCTGCAAGTGGAAGAGGTTGttggctgcagggctggggctggaggcggTGGGTGGCCCGGGGGCTGGCTCGGTGAGGGCCCGGGGCCGCTGCAGGGCGGGAGGCTGCCCTGAAAGCGCTGCTGGGCTGCACCTGGCCGCGTGCAGATCGGGCGAAGGCGGCTCTGGCGGGGGCTGTGTCCGAGGAGCGGCAGGCCTGGACGGGGGGACTCCAGCTTCGGGGTCAGCCTTCCTGCCGTGCCACTGGAAACGCCTTCTGTAGTGGTGGTGCCGGTGGCGGTGGTAGTGGACGTGGCTGGAAACCTGCGTTTCCGCCGCGGGCACCACCGAGTCCAGAGAACGGGGCCGGGAGGCCAGGCGAGGCGGAGCCGCCCTCCCCGCGGGCTCCCCATCGGGGCTGCAGTAGACCAGGGGCTCGAAGTCGCTGCTCAGGGAGCTGCGGAAGGTGGAGCTGCTGCCGTGGAGGCCCTGCAGGCTGACGTCTGTGCAGTTGACCACCGAGTCGCTCGAAGAGCCGTGACAGGGCCCCGAACTGGAGTCGCTGGCTGGCCCGTCCGCCAGGTAGCCGCTGCGTTCCGTGCGGTAGCTCTCTCCGGACCCGCTGCTGTCGTGGGGCCTGGTCCGGCGAGGGGGCGCGGGGCAGGTGGCCGGGTGCTGGGAGGCGCAGCGGAGCTGGCTCAGCCCCCAGCCCGGCGCGTAGGGGTGCGGGGCCGCCGCCAGGCGCTGCGGCTCGCCCGGAGCCCGGGGGTGTGCGGTTCTGGGTTGGCGGTGGTGCCGGGCGCCCACGCCTGGCTCCTGCGATGGGAGGAAGGGGCCGGGCCGGCTGGGCCGAGCCGCCGCGCTCCGGGAAGGGCCCAACAGGTAGGCGGCGGGCAAGTGGTAGTGCGCGTGGCCGGGGTGCTGGCGAATGAGGTGGAGCCTCCGGCCCGGTTCCTGGTAAGCTCGAGAGGGTCCCAGGGACTGCGAAAGCGAATCTCCCTCTGGAAGAACCAAGAGCGTAGGTGTTTGACTCCACCGGCCGAAGGAGGGTACATTCAGGAAAGTGGGGCTCTATTGCACGTCTTCAGCCTGCAGTTGCCCACAAGCTCCGTCAGAGTCGGGAGCACCCAGGATGCTCCTTCCCTGCCTGCGGCCCAGGGCGCCCTTGCCCCTTCCCATCAGCTGTCCCCTGGTGGGTTCCGCTGAGCACGGCTCCTCCCATCAACTGTCCTTTGGGGACTTTTGCCGGGGGCCACCGCAAGCCCACACTGCACCTTTGGGTGAATTAGAAAAAGGCTCTCTTTCCGCCAGATACTTCCCTCTCATCTTTTAGAAGATGGTCATAATATCCTGGTTTTGTTAGAATAGGATACTTTATTGCCAGAAAAGTGGAGTAATAAATATACCCATCGGCCAGATTTAGAATCAACAAAGCTGTCATGAAAATACACAGTAAAGCTGTCTGCCCAGCTCAGGGGAGGTACCCTCAACCAGCGCACAActtctattttgtaaaattttattaactgctgttgttgttttgactgcactgggtcttcatttcagTGTTTGGGTTTATGTTTCTTAGTTGCCCTGAAGcgtgtgagatcttaattccctgaccagggatcaaacccacatcccctgcattacaaggtagatttttaactactggaccacaacGGAAGTCCCAGGGGCACAGCTTAGAGAATGACTGAGGCAGTCCCGCCTTCTGCTCcatttcaaggcaaaccatttgcCCAGAAGGCAGCCCCTTCTCTACCCATCTGCCTGCACGCAGGGGAGCCCTTGGCCCACCTCCTACCTACGATGTTGAACATGCAGAGGGGGCAAGTGCGATGCTGATGCAGCCAGGGGTCCACACAGGTACGATGGAACTCATGGAGGCAGGAAATGACCCGGAGCTCCTGGAGAAAACAAAGGGTCAGAGCCCAAGTTGACGGCAGCTACAGCCGTGGCTAGGAAGCAGGGCATCCCTGACTCCCTCGCCCTcccctttttaaaactttgtttatttttggctgcactaggtctttgttgctgctttcgggctttctctggttgtggtgagcaggggctactcccttgtggtgcacgggcttcttgcagcggcttctcttgttgcagagcatgggcccttAGGGCACACAAGCTTTAGAAGCTGTGGAGTGGGCTTAGTTGaacctgtggcatgtggaatcttcccagactagggactgaacccatgtcccctgcattggcaggcagtttcttaacccctggaccaccagagaagttcttgGCATCTCCTTTATTGCCAACACCTGCTTTCAAAGACCTCTTAGCACAACAGAACAAGTATGGGCTTTGGTATCAAGAGAATCTAGACTTTTGCCACTgcatatgaccttgggcaagtttctgaACAGTTTTCTGGTGTAAAATGAGGCTAAAAAACTAATCCACCCCCACCCTTCACTGTCATGAGGGTGACAGATGATGCCTCTAGAGCACCCAGTGCAGAGCTTGGCATGTGGTACACACTCAACAAACAGAAGTTCTCTTTCCCTGGAAAACCAGGAAGATGACCAAACCTCAGGGCTGTCCACGCAGGATACACAGGACACAGATGCAGACCGCACGCCCACACCAGCTTCAcccgcctccctctccagcctGGGCACAGGGGCAAACCACAGCCTGGCCTCACCTGGCCCTCAGAGAACTCCTCCAGGCAGATGGCGCACACCGGGGCGGAGCTGCAGCTGCTCCCGGAGTCTGGCCACTCATCCCTGGCACCCCGGCAGCCGGCCCGGTACCTCCTGGTGGCCAGCTTGCTGATGGCCCAGGCTGTTCGCTGCTGAAGGGGGTCCTGGGGAGAACAGTGGGCCAGAATGGGACCAGGgctcctctccccacacccctGGACCCTGCCCTGTGCTCAGGTCCCAGTCACACAGTTAGATCACacgaccactggaccacccggggaGTTTATACCCTCTGAGTCCTTCCATGGCCCTGCTAAACATCCCTATCCCATTCCCCATGCATACTATTAACTTTCCTTCCCTTGATGACCCAGGAGAGGAACTTTTCTCCCAACTGCCCCACCTTGACATCGTATCCTGAATATCTAACAGGCACATCCAACTTCACAAGCTCCACATTCCTAATCCCATGAATCACCTCAACCACACACTTGTCCTTCCCCAGTCATCCTCCCTTCAGTAAATGGCAATTCTGTTCTTTTAACCCCTCAGGCCAAAAACATCGGGGTCATTCTTAACTATTCTCTCACCCTCCATGATCAATTCATTAGAAGACCTGTTGGCCCTGAGGTTCTGTAGAAGTGATGGTTCCAGGAGTTAACCTTTTCTCCTAATAATATTTTGCCCATTTAGAACTTTACTGTTAGAGTGGAAGAAAACCCCTATGAAGGAAGATCCATTCATACCATGGAGTAAGGATGCTTTGGGCATGGGTAATAGCTGGTGGTAAGGCtgtgatggttttgatcacttATTAAGGAATGCTAATGGGGATCTGGATTGATTGGAAGGCTACCATCTGATGGGCACTTGGGATCTTGTGTTTTTGAACACCAGGGGAGTAACTGTGGGTATGGTGGACCCATTTTATGGAAATCTATAGAAgggaagtggagaaggcaatggcaacccactccagtattcttgcctggaaaatcccatggatggaggagcctggtaggctgtagtccatggggtcgtgaagagtcagacacgactgagcaacttcactttcacttttcactttcatgcattggagaaggaaatggcaacccactccagtgttcttgcctggagaatcccagggacggcggagcctggtgggctgccgtctatggggtcacacagagtgggacatgactgaagtgacttagcagcagcagcagcatagaagGGAAGGCTGTGTTGTACAATGTTATGATCCATTAGGGTGGATGGAGTCTTCCTAATACTGGCAACAAATACACTGAGTTAATCTTTTTATCAAATAGATTCATTAACTACAGTAAGTCTCCGATTCTTGAACGGGTTATAGgttttgcatttttccttttagtttacAAAAGTAGTACTACTAATTCTcttatttcaaataaagaaagaaaaagaaaacctgttgGCTTTGCCTTCAAAGTATGaaaagctcagttgtgtccgactctttgcaaccccatggactgtagcttacccaggctcctccatccatgggattctccaggcaagaatactggagtgggttaccatttccccctaccaggggatcttcccgacccagggatcaaacccggtctcccacattggaggcagaagctttaacctttgagccaccagggaagaatctAATCCTCATCACTTTGACTCCTCCCTGAGCCAAGCTACTCAAGCTACTGTCACCTGGAATCTGGTAATAGCTTTTGTGCTGGTTGCCCTGTCTCCAGCCTTGCCGCCCTGTAATCTGGTCTCACCACAGAGGCATGAGTGATCGTGTTAAAAGTTAAGTCAGATCATGGCTCTAGTTCTGCTCAAAACCATCCCATGGTTCCCATTTCATCcagagtaggggaaaaaaaaagtcctgacaACAGCCTAGAAAGTCCAATACCACTGGGCCCCCATGAACTCTGTCCTCACTGCCTGCTCTGCCCTCTTACTCACTGGATTCCACCGCATGCCTTTGTGCTGATCCTCAGACACACCAGGCACACTTCTGCCTCAAGGGCTTGCAGTGTCCTGTTTTCTCACCTCAATCACTTTCTCTCCAGCCATCTGCACGCATCACCCCCTCACCCACTGAGGGTCTTTCCTGTAATGTCACCCTCTGAATGAGGCCTTCCTtgactttacttttaaaaattaaccctGTTCCCTTTGCATTCCttccccttttttatttttctccctggaCTTAACCACCATTGAAGGTATTCTATATTTTACTTACTTTGTTGTCTATTTCCACTAGAATGAAAGCTCCCGGAGGGGAGAGAGCTTTTGTCTTTTTGCTCACTGCACCAGCCCCAACACCTGGAATGTGCCTGACACATAACAGGAGCTCTCTATTTGTTGAAtgttttgttgaatgaatgaacaaatgaggaCACCTATGCAGAGAGGTTGCTGGAGATTAACGAAGTCATTTGCAAGCAGGGAGCGGGGGAGGGGACTGAAGGGGTGTTGGTGTGACTGTTTCATAGGCATAAGGGCACCTTCTTTGCTTACTTTTCCcttcctgctccccaccctcccccacacacGCGCTCGCCCAcctccaccaggaagcccaccctGCTCACCGGCCTGGTGTGGCGGGGGCGGCACCGGATACGCAGCACCGAGGCCAGGATGACCACAAAGATGGTGCCCACCACCGTCAGGAGGATCCATACATCGTAATCTGGCtggggaagggagcagagagagaaagggtcACACCTGTGGAAGGAGCGGGGCCAACTCGGGAGAAACACAGGAGACGCATGGAGAACAGGGGGCCCCCTCAGTCTCCAAGAGGGGGTGATGAGGTTGCAGGTGGGGTTAGGTGGTCCCTTTCTGCCCACAGACACTCACTGGGGAGGGTCCTCCAGACGCCAGTTGTGAGAGGTTCGATCTCAAGGTCTGTGTGCTGGGGGAAAAGGGGACAGCGACCCCTCTGCAAGGTGGGAGCTTCCCAGTGGGTGGAGAAATACCAGCCAGGCGTCAaggggcccagggcccagggtttCATTCTGGCTCTGCTACTGTGTTCCATGAAACCAAGATGCTGAAAAACCACTTCAGAACTCAGCTGGCCCAATCTGTTCATCCTGCAGATGTGGCCCAGACTGGGGAAGAAACTTGCCCAGAGGAGCACAGCTGGGGATAGAGTTGGCCTGGGGGGCTTTAAGGTCTGTTGAGCTCCAGGAGTCTGAGGGCTTTCGGTGAGAGTCACagaggggaaggtgggggtgACTGCAGGGGCCGGGGCTGGAGACTGGGCCCGCTTACCCAGGTCGGGGGCTCCTTCAGCTCAATCCTCACGTGGGCCTTTCGGTTCTTGTACACAAACTCCATCAGCTTTTCGGCATCGTGACCCCAGATCAACACCACGGGCCACGTCAGCCCCAGGGGCTGCTGCAGCTGCAGGAGATGAAGTGCCCACGAGGGCGGCTGTGTCCTGACTTCTGCTCCCGCAGcagctctctcccctccctccctccagccccctccctccctgcctccagccccctctctccctccctccagcccactCCTCAGGCACCCCCCATCCAGGGTACCTGCTCAGCAGCAGCTCGATCCTCCGTGATGTCAAAGAGGACGGCGCTGGCTCCCCGCTCCCCCGCCATCCGGGCCTGCAGAGATACACAGCAGAGGTCTGGCAGGGGGGTCATACACAGCCCGGCCACACCCCGGGCTCACCCCCTCACACGTGCACCCCTGCCTAAGGCACACCCCACACCTCTGCACACTCATACCTCTATCACACGCAAGGGGTCAGTAGGGTTAGGGtcctcctgccctgccctgagCCCAGGGCCACTGCCTTCAAGGACCACATTCAGTCCTTCCTTTTGTAACAGAGCAAACCCTTAACAGGGTTCAGTAGGTGCCAGGGGGTGGACTAGGCTCCAGGCCAGGGGACAAGTAAGATGGCCCTGCCATGGAGGTATCTCTAGTCTGCCTTCGCTAAGAAGGGTGAGAACCGAGAGCAGGGAGTGACCGCAGTCCCCCAACCCCGGGCATTGGGGGATGCCGGTCGCCTGTTCAGAAGGATGGAGAGCTGCTTCAGAACAGAACTGGGCTTTCCAGGGTCCAGCGGTGCCCGACaagaggagggggcggggcatCCCCTCGCCTCCGCAGGCCGATCCAGGAGCCCGGCGTGCTCTCCCCAGGGGGCGTCAAGGACAACCCTGGGCTCAGCCCATCTGTCTCCCCGCCGAGGTCCAGTTGGCCAACTCCTCCTCGGCTCCAGTTCGGGACCTTACTGGAGGCCCTGGCCTTCTGCCCTTCACCCCTCCCTGAGGGGGGCGACAGAGCTTGGGCCGGGGAGGCACCCAAGGGGCTGTTCCCACAAGGACGACACACGCGAGCTCCCCAAGCTCCCAGAGTCGAGCCAAGCGGGCGAAGCAGACGGCAGAGCCAGAGAGAGAACCAGAGGCGGGAGTCGAGGGGCTCTGGGGGTGCGGGAAGACGGGGGAGCTGAGAGCTGAGGGTGCGGTGGGGGCGCGCGGGCAGAGGGCCGGCAGACGGAGCGCTTCGCGGCCTCCCTCGGGCGCAGAAGTCCTCCAGGCCGCCCGCCGGCCTGGGGCCAGCCTCGGGGGGCTGGGGCCCGGGGCCTTCCTGCAGGCGCTGAAGGAGTTAACCGCTCCGCACGCGgtggaggcaggaagaggagcCCGCGCCGGGCTTACTCACACGCTCACACCCCCAGCGCTTTGATCTCGGCTTCCCTTCCCGGGAGAGCCTGTCGGGGCAGGTCTCCGGGCAGGTCTCCCGCCGGGCCGGCCGGGGGAGCGGCTGTTGCTCCCGGCTCCCGGCTCCCCACTCCCCGGGCAGCCGCAGGGGCCCCTCTGAACAGGCAGGGGCGCCCCGGGAGACTGGTGGAGACACTCAAGCGGGGCTTTTTCCGGTCAGGAGGGCAACTTCCCCCTTCGCTTCCTCCTTCCCTGCGGAGCTGGGCCGGGCCCTCCACCAGCGCCCAGGCGCAGGCTCGCCAGGATGTACCTGTGCGAACTGCTGAAGAGGCGGAGAGCTCACAGCTTTCATCCTCCTCGAGCCTGTTATGCGCTGGAAGTCTCCCCTAGGAGGTCCCCTAGGCCATCTAGGTGACCccagggaaaaataaaagtggtccagggacttcccttgtggcgcagtggttaagactctgctcttttAATGCAATGGGCGTGGATTCCATCCCTgctcaggggactaagatcccacaagctgtgaaggtggccaaccaaaaaaaaaaaaagttgtccaaTCTTCAGAGGCCTCCAAACCAGAACATGGGATCTACCCCAGGAGAATAGGAGAAGGACTCCTGATAATCCCCTAGTCCATAAACTGGCCaagaggtggggttgggggtcaCCCCAGTAGGCACAGAACTGAGACTCCTGGATCCTCAGTGCTACCAAGGCCTTCTGTTTCTCATCCCTAGGGTGAGACCTTGAACCCAGCCCAGCCGGGAAGAGCAGGAGGGAAGGGCACAGACTTCCTCCTCTGGAGATGTTCTGCCTTCTCCACCTCTCTCGCTTTGAAGGGTTGGGGTAGGAACAGTGGAAAGTAATTACCCTGACGTTCAAACACCCCAGCCGAATACAGCCCATAATTACAAAGTTGTAAAAGTGATCAAAGAGAGAGGGTTGGCCAACAGGGGAAACAAACAGGACTTTCAGGCAGTGGGTGCCTGTGTCCAGAGTTC includes:
- the RNF43 gene encoding E3 ubiquitin-protein ligase RNF43 isoform X3, yielding MAGERGASAVLFDITEDRAAAEQLQQPLGLTWPVVLIWGHDAEKLMEFVYKNRKAHVRIELKEPPTWPDYDVWILLTVVGTIFVVILASVLRIRCRPRHTRPDPLQQRTAWAISKLATRRYRAGCRGARDEWPDSGSSCSSAPVCAICLEEFSEGQELRVISCLHEFHRTCVDPWLHQHRTCPLCMFNIVEGDSLSQSLGPSRAYQEPGRRLHLIRQHPGHAHYHLPAAYLLGPSRSAAARPSRPGPFLPSQEPGVGARHHRQPRTAHPRAPGEPQRLAAAPHPYAPGWGLSQLRCASQHPATCPAPPRRTRPHDSSGSGESYRTERSGYLADGPASDSSSGPCHGSSSDSVVNCTDVSLQGLHGSSSTFRSSLSSDFEPLVYCSPDGEPAGRAAPPRLASRPRSLDSVVPAAETQVSSHVHYHRHRHHHYRRRFQWHGRKADPEAGVPPSRPAAPRTQPPPEPPSPDLHAARCSPAALSGQPPALQRPRALTEPAPGPPTASSPSPAANNLFHLQKSSLSVRHPQRRRRGGPPEPTPASRSQDLPTHPTCQIFPHYGPSLAHPWSPEAHPLIFGHPGLERRLLPEAPGPTYPSSQPVWLCLTPRQPLGPHPSGEGPSAWSSGTPEGRPCPYPHCQVLPAQPGTEEELEELCEQAV
- the RNF43 gene encoding E3 ubiquitin-protein ligase RNF43 isoform X1 → MSGGHQLQLAALWPWLLMATLQAGFGRTGLVLAAAVESERSAEQKAIIRVIPLKMDPTGKLNLTLEGVFAGVAEITPAEGKLMQSHPLYLCNASDDDNLEPGFISIVKLESPRRAPRPCLSLASKARMAGERGASAVLFDITEDRAAAEQLQQPLGLTWPVVLIWGHDAEKLMEFVYKNRKAHVRIELKEPPTWPDYDVWILLTVVGTIFVVILASVLRIRCRPRHTRPDPLQQRTAWAISKLATRRYRAGCRGARDEWPDSGSSCSSAPVCAICLEEFSEGQELRVISCLHEFHRTCVDPWLHQHRTCPLCMFNIVEGDSLSQSLGPSRAYQEPGRRLHLIRQHPGHAHYHLPAAYLLGPSRSAAARPSRPGPFLPSQEPGVGARHHRQPRTAHPRAPGEPQRLAAAPHPYAPGWGLSQLRCASQHPATCPAPPRRTRPHDSSGSGESYRTERSGYLADGPASDSSSGPCHGSSSDSVVNCTDVSLQGLHGSSSTFRSSLSSDFEPLVYCSPDGEPAGRAAPPRLASRPRSLDSVVPAAETQVSSHVHYHRHRHHHYRRRFQWHGRKADPEAGVPPSRPAAPRTQPPPEPPSPDLHAARCSPAALSGQPPALQRPRALTEPAPGPPTASSPSPAANNLFHLQKSSLSVRHPQRRRRGGPPEPTPASRSQDLPTHPTCQIFPHYGPSLAHPWSPEAHPLIFGHPGLERRLLPEAPGPTYPSSQPVWLCLTPRQPLGPHPSGEGPSAWSSGTPEGRPCPYPHCQVLPAQPGTEEELEELCEQAV
- the RNF43 gene encoding E3 ubiquitin-protein ligase RNF43 isoform X2; the protein is MSGGHQLQLAALWPWLLMATLQAGFGRTGLVLAAAVESERSAEQKAIIRVIPLKMDPTGKLNLTLEGVFAGVAEITPAEGKLMQARMAGERGASAVLFDITEDRAAAEQLQQPLGLTWPVVLIWGHDAEKLMEFVYKNRKAHVRIELKEPPTWPDYDVWILLTVVGTIFVVILASVLRIRCRPRHTRPDPLQQRTAWAISKLATRRYRAGCRGARDEWPDSGSSCSSAPVCAICLEEFSEGQELRVISCLHEFHRTCVDPWLHQHRTCPLCMFNIVEGDSLSQSLGPSRAYQEPGRRLHLIRQHPGHAHYHLPAAYLLGPSRSAAARPSRPGPFLPSQEPGVGARHHRQPRTAHPRAPGEPQRLAAAPHPYAPGWGLSQLRCASQHPATCPAPPRRTRPHDSSGSGESYRTERSGYLADGPASDSSSGPCHGSSSDSVVNCTDVSLQGLHGSSSTFRSSLSSDFEPLVYCSPDGEPAGRAAPPRLASRPRSLDSVVPAAETQVSSHVHYHRHRHHHYRRRFQWHGRKADPEAGVPPSRPAAPRTQPPPEPPSPDLHAARCSPAALSGQPPALQRPRALTEPAPGPPTASSPSPAANNLFHLQKSSLSVRHPQRRRRGGPPEPTPASRSQDLPTHPTCQIFPHYGPSLAHPWSPEAHPLIFGHPGLERRLLPEAPGPTYPSSQPVWLCLTPRQPLGPHPSGEGPSAWSSGTPEGRPCPYPHCQVLPAQPGTEEELEELCEQAV